CGTCGCCGGGCTGGTCGCGGTGCTCGCGCCGTTCTTCTGGGCCGACGCCCAGGCCGCCGCGCAGCCGCTGCTCGTCCTCGGCGCCCTGCTCGTCGTCTCCGCCCTGTGGTCCGTCCTGGGCGCGGGCGGCGCCAGCTCCTGGGTGACCGCCGCGTTCGGCGCCCTGCTGTTCGTCTCCCCCTGGGCGTTCGGCTTCGACGGTGACACCGCCTCGGCGTGGACCGCCTGGATCACGGGCGCCGTCACCGTCGTCGTCGGCCTGCTCACCGTCCTGCAGGTGCGCGGCCGCACGACCGTCACCACCTGACCCCACCGGTCCCCTCCCCGGCCGGACCCCCGGTCCGGCCCCGATGCCCCGCTCCTCGCCCGGCCCCGTCGCCCGTCGCCCTCCCGCGACCGGCGGCGGGGCCGTACGTCTTCTACGGGCGCCTTCACACGGGCGCCTTCACACGGGCGCCTTCACACGGGCGCCTTCGCGCAGGTCCTCACCTGGTACGGAGCAGCCGGACATCAGAGTCGCGCTTATCACCCTTCAAGGGATATGTCGCCCCTTGACTTTGGCGCGAACTCCACTCAGTCTGTTGCGCATAGCGCTTCCTGTTCCACTTT
This region of Microbispora sp. ZYX-F-249 genomic DNA includes:
- a CDS encoding SPW repeat domain-containing protein, with product MDLTRSLSDIVALVAGLVAVLAPFFWADAQAAAQPLLVLGALLVVSALWSVLGAGGASSWVTAAFGALLFVSPWAFGFDGDTASAWTAWITGAVTVVVGLLTVLQVRGRTTVTT